In a genomic window of Cyclopterus lumpus isolate fCycLum1 chromosome 13, fCycLum1.pri, whole genome shotgun sequence:
- the abhd15a gene encoding protein ABHD15 translates to MLEWLMALCIVILVVLIWPGSKYVGTENQSDALLQGLGISQQATKDTSARCVSEQAGSDVSQAALGEKARAVALICKPSALANYLLKHCRTFSNYSPCVGWTWRASAFLQSAYEACWPYDSPVQFVRDNLQLSDGGLVALDWAVPSYQKRRRTSSHSASPVLLIIPNSFGKFTRNVLKLCETALSHGYLPAVFNRRSHNSTPLTTLKLQQFGDPADLREAVRYIRHRQPAGRLYAVSESTGSGLLLSYLGECGSSSYMTAAVCLSPVFRCQSWFESGLCWPLQWVLALYQKICLSRYKTVLGESIQTDTLFSSCSLRGLEEALFCQTGEAGSAPTAPTGTSSLCNTSGTWDGYWERNEPLRDVDEVAIPVLSVCAQDDPVRGDAQSSVPFELFETNPHFFLLLTDRGSHCGFSTQPEGSAAAAFGAASHAAAPNSGTESRWTNWSHRALLEFFRATTDFFAGEERAKQLASRRRGLGGAAGGRVFRHRSVSTCKRVPACSHNIHAIYNWQRSYTR, encoded by the exons ATGCTGGAATGGCTGATGGCTCTCTGCATTGTGATCCTGGTGGTCTTAATCTGGCCAGGCTCCAAATATGTTGGCACCGAGAACCAGTCCGATGCCTTGCTCCAGGGGCTGGGGATTTCGCAACAGGCAACCAAGGACACGAGCGCGAGGTGCGTCTCGGAGCAAGCGGGGAGCGACGTTTCCCAGGCGGCCCTCGGTGAGAAAGCGCGTGCCGTGGCACTAATATGCAAACCGTCCGCACTGGCCAACTATCTCCTGAAACACTGCAGGACTTTCAGCAATTACTCGCCGTGTGTCGGCTGGACGTGGCGGGCCAGCGCTTTCCTCCAGAGTGCGTACGAGGCGTGCTGGCCGTACGACAGCCCGGTCCAGTTTGTGCGGGACAACCTGCAGCTCAGCGATGGCGGACTGGTGGCACTGGACTGGGCAGTGCCGTCCTACCAGAAACGACGCAGGACTTCCAGTCACTCCGCCAGTCCCGTTCTGCTCATCATTCCAAACTCGTTTGGGAAGTTCACTagaaatgtgttaaag TTGTGTGAAACGGCCCTGTCCCATGGCTACCTTCCGGCAGTTTTCAACCGCCGCAGCCACAACAGCACCCCGCTCACCACACTCAAGCTGCAGCAGTTTGGGGACCCCGCAGATCTGCGCGAAGCTGTGCGCTATATTCGCCATAGACAGCCTGCAGGAAGACTGTATGCAGTCAGCGAGAGCACAGGCTCGGGCCTTCTCCTTTCTTACCTTGGGGAGTGTGGATCATCCAGCTACATGACGGCGGCCGTCTGCCTGTCACCTGTGTTCCGCTGCCAGAGCTGGTTTGAAAGCGGGCTGTGCTGGCCTCTGCAGTGGGTGTTGGCGCTCTACCAGAAGATCTGTCTCAGCAG GTACAAGACGGTGCTGGGTGAGAgcatacagacagacaccctGTTTTCTAGCTGTTCCTTACGTGGCCTGGAGGAGGCATTGTTCTGTCAGACTGGAGAGGCGGGCTCTGCACCAACGGCACCAACAGGGACCAGCAGCCTCTGCAATACTTCAGGTACCTGGGATGGTTACTGGGAACGCAATGAACCCTTGAGAGACGTGGACGAAGTGGCTATTCCTGTTCTGAGCGTGTGCGCTCAGGATGACCCGGTCCGCGGTGACGCCCAATCCTCCGTACCCTTTGAACTCTTTGAGACAAACCCacatttcttcctcctcctaacTGACCGTGGAAGTCACTGTGGTTTCTCCACCCAGCCCGAGGGGAGCGCCGCCGCTGCATTTGGTGCAGCCAGTCACGCGGCCGCACCGAACAGTGGGACGGAGAGCCGTTGGACCAACTGGAGCCACAGAGCTCTGCTGGAATTCTTCAGGGCGACCACAGACTTCTTCGCTGGAGAAGAGAGAGCAAAGCAGCTTGCTTCTCGGAGGAGAGGGCTGGGGGGAGCAGCGGGAGGGAGGGTGTTCCGCCACCGCAGTGTCAGTACATGTAAACGAGTGCCAGCGTGTTCCCATAATATCCATGCCATTTACAACTGGCAGAGGTCCTATACACGATGA